In Actinomycetota bacterium, the sequence GCTGGCCCGGCTGGTGGCCGCCCGCAACGTCGCCCTGGGGCTGGCCAACGCCGTGGCCGCGATCGGCTTCGCCCTGTTCGGCCCCGTCCGCTGGGCGGCGGCGGCGCCGCTGGCGGTCGGGTTCCTGATCGGCGGCGGCCTCGGTCCCGGCCTGGTCCGCCGGCTGCCGGGCGGGCGCCTGCGGGTCGCGATCGCCCTGGCCGGGCTGGCCCTGGCCGTCAAGCTGGGGATCGACACCTTCGGCCAGGCCGGGACCGCCGGGTAGACTGCGGCCCCGTGACCGAGCGCGTGCTGTCCACCCGCGAGCTCAACCGGGCCCTGCTTGCCCGCCAGCTGCTCCTCGAGCGCTCCTCGCTGTCCCTTCCCGACGCCCTCGAGCAGGTCGCCGGTCTCCAGGCCCAGTACGCCCCGTCGCCGTACGTCGGCCTGTGGTCGCGGCTGCGCGACTTCCGCCGCGACGACCTCACCCGGGCGCTGGAGGACCGGCGGGCCGTCCAGGCGACCCTGCTCCGGGTCACCATCCACGTCGTCTCGGCCGCCGACTACCCGCCGTTCACCGAGGCGGTCCGGGGCGCCCGCCGCGAGTGGTGGGCCCGAGCGGCCCGCCGCGAGCTGGAGGGCGTCGACGTCGAGGCGGCCGCCGCCCTGGTCCGCGAGCGCCTCCAGGCCGGCCCGGCCCGCCAGGCCGAGCTGGCCCGGCTGCTCGCCGACCGGGGATACCCCAAGGCGGTGTGGACCGGGGTCGGGCTCTGGGTCGACATGGTCCGGGTCCCGCCGTCTGGCACCTGGGAGCGGCGCCGGGCCGACCTGTACGGCCTGGCCGACGACTGGCTCGGGCCGTGGCGGGTCGACGAGGCCGATGCGCTCGAGCACCTGGTCCGGCGCTACCTGGCCGGGTTCGGCCCGGCCTCCCTGGCCGACCTGGGCAGCTGGGCCGGGCTGTCCCTGACCCCGCTGCGGCCGGTGCTGGAGCAGGTCGGCACCCGCCGGTTCCGCGACGAGCAGGGCACCGAGCTGTTCGACCTGCCCGGCGCGCCCCTGCCCGAGGAGGGCACGCCGGCCCCGCCCCGCTTTCTGTCCAACTGGGACGCCAATCTGCTGGTGCACGCCCGGCGGGCCCAGGTCCTGCCCGACCGGCACCGGCCCCGCATCTTCCACGTCAGGGCCCCGCACTCGTTCCCGACCTTCCTGGTCGACGGGGCGGTGGCCGGGACCTGGCGCCACGAGCAGGGCGAGGTGCGGCTGGAGCCGTTCGAGCCGCTGGACCCCGTGACCCGCCGCGACCTCGAGGACGAGGCCGGACGCCTGGCCGCGTTCCACCAGGGGTAAGCCCCCCGGCGGCCGTCGATTTGTCCTGCCCGCTGGGCGTTAGTAAGCTGTCGCT encodes:
- a CDS encoding winged helix DNA-binding domain-containing protein, with amino-acid sequence MTERVLSTRELNRALLARQLLLERSSLSLPDALEQVAGLQAQYAPSPYVGLWSRLRDFRRDDLTRALEDRRAVQATLLRVTIHVVSAADYPPFTEAVRGARREWWARAARRELEGVDVEAAAALVRERLQAGPARQAELARLLADRGYPKAVWTGVGLWVDMVRVPPSGTWERRRADLYGLADDWLGPWRVDEADALEHLVRRYLAGFGPASLADLGSWAGLSLTPLRPVLEQVGTRRFRDEQGTELFDLPGAPLPEEGTPAPPRFLSNWDANLLVHARRAQVLPDRHRPRIFHVRAPHSFPTFLVDGAVAGTWRHEQGEVRLEPFEPLDPVTRRDLEDEAGRLAAFHQG